From the Lysobacter sp. FW306-1B-D06B genome, one window contains:
- a CDS encoding amidohydrolase, translated as MAETNADLIVFNARIATLDARTPSATALAVAGGRVIATGSDAQVLAHSHDATRLIDARGRRLIPGLNDSHTHLIRGGLNYNLELRWDGVGSLADAMAMLREQVARTPAPQWVRVVGGFSEEQFVEKRLPTLDELNAVAPDTPVFILHLYDRALLNRAALRAVGYTKESQDPPGGRIERDKSGNPTGLLLARPNALILYATLAKGPKLPPEYQRNSTRHFMRELNRLGITSVIDAGGGFQNYPDDYEIIRQLHADDELTVRIAYNLFTQNKGGELADFERWSAMLQPREGDDMLRHNGAGEMLVFSAADFENFREPRPDLPPSMEGDLEGVVRLLAAKRWPFRIHATYDESIGRILDVYEKVNREVPFDGTRWFIDHAETISDRNIDRVRALGGGIAIQHRMAYQGEFFAKRYGVDALKRTPPVRRMLDAGVPVGAGTDATRVASYNPWVALYWLSTGRSVGGMPMYGDDNKLEREQALRLWTQGSAWFSGEEGGKGVLAPGQLADFALLSADFLSVPEERIQGITSVLTVVGGRIVHGDEEFERLAPALPAPMPDWSPVRRWGGYQPGTLGAAAATLTHAHSHGDGGSCGVHRHAHAAHFDSPGDLRGFWGALGCSCFAF; from the coding sequence GTGGCCGAAACCAACGCAGATCTGATCGTCTTCAACGCGCGCATCGCCACGCTCGATGCGCGCACACCGTCGGCCACCGCGCTTGCCGTGGCCGGCGGACGTGTCATCGCCACAGGCAGCGATGCCCAGGTGCTTGCGCATTCGCACGACGCCACGCGGCTTATCGACGCGCGCGGACGGCGCCTGATTCCCGGACTCAACGACAGCCACACGCACCTCATCCGAGGCGGCCTCAACTACAACCTGGAACTGCGCTGGGACGGCGTGGGCAGCCTGGCCGATGCGATGGCGATGCTGCGCGAGCAGGTCGCGCGCACGCCCGCGCCGCAGTGGGTGCGCGTGGTCGGCGGTTTCAGCGAGGAACAGTTCGTCGAGAAGCGGCTGCCGACGCTGGACGAACTCAACGCGGTCGCGCCCGACACGCCGGTGTTCATCCTGCACCTGTACGACCGCGCCCTGCTCAACCGCGCCGCGTTGCGCGCGGTGGGTTACACGAAGGAGAGCCAGGACCCGCCGGGCGGTCGCATCGAGCGCGACAAGTCGGGCAATCCCACCGGTCTGCTGCTGGCTCGACCCAACGCGCTGATCCTCTACGCCACGCTCGCCAAGGGCCCGAAACTTCCGCCGGAGTACCAGCGCAATTCCACGCGCCACTTCATGCGCGAACTCAACCGCCTGGGCATCACTTCGGTGATCGACGCCGGCGGCGGTTTCCAGAACTACCCCGACGACTACGAGATCATCCGCCAGCTGCACGCGGACGACGAACTCACCGTGCGCATCGCCTACAACCTGTTCACGCAGAACAAGGGCGGCGAGCTGGCCGACTTCGAACGCTGGAGTGCGATGCTGCAACCGCGCGAAGGCGACGACATGCTGCGCCACAACGGCGCGGGCGAGATGCTGGTGTTCTCCGCGGCCGACTTCGAGAACTTCCGCGAACCGCGCCCGGACCTTCCCCCGTCGATGGAAGGCGACCTGGAAGGCGTGGTGCGCCTGCTCGCCGCAAAGCGCTGGCCCTTCCGCATCCACGCGACTTACGACGAGAGCATCGGCCGCATCCTCGACGTGTACGAGAAGGTGAACCGCGAGGTTCCCTTCGACGGCACGCGCTGGTTCATCGACCACGCCGAGACGATCAGCGATCGCAACATCGACCGCGTACGCGCGCTCGGCGGCGGCATCGCGATTCAGCACCGCATGGCCTACCAGGGCGAGTTCTTCGCCAAGCGCTACGGCGTGGACGCGTTGAAGCGCACGCCGCCGGTGCGGCGCATGCTCGACGCCGGTGTGCCGGTCGGCGCCGGCACCGACGCCACGCGCGTGGCCAGCTACAACCCGTGGGTCGCGCTGTATTGGCTGAGCACGGGTCGCAGCGTCGGCGGCATGCCGATGTACGGCGACGACAACAAGCTCGAACGCGAACAGGCGCTGCGCCTGTGGACGCAGGGCAGCGCATGGTTCTCCGGCGAGGAAGGCGGCAAGGGCGTGCTCGCGCCGGGCCAGCTGGCGGATTTCGCGCTGCTGTCGGCGGACTTCCTGAGCGTGCCCGAGGAACGCATCCAGGGCATCACCAGCGTGCTGACCGTGGTGGGCGGGCGCATCGTGCACGGCGATGAGGAATTCGAACGCCTCGCCCCCGCCCTGCCCGCGCCGATGCCCGACTGGTCGCCCGTGCGCCGCTGGGGCGGTTACCAGCCCGGCACGCTGGGCGCGGCGGCGGCAACGCTGACGCATGCGCATTCGCACGGCGATGGCGGCAGCTGTGGCGTGCATCGCCACGCGCACGCGGCCCATTTCGATTCGCCAGGCGACCTGCGCGGCTTCTGGGGCGCGCTGGGGTGTTCGTGTTTCGCGTTCTAG
- a CDS encoding Ku protein, which produces MARPIWTGTLSFGLLNIPVKLMTGERRVDLHFRMLDSRNNAPIRYERVNAETGEEVPWKEIVKAFEYDKGSYVVLEEADIAAASPDHKESVDIDTFVDIESIGPEFFEKPYVLEPGKKAEKGYVLLREVLKRTGQAGVGRVVIRTREYLAAVVPKDEALMLLILRFAQELVDPADYKLPEGGLEKWKITAREIDMAKQLIESMSSKWEPEDYKDDFRERLTKVIEDRVKSKNVVRNKTAADEDKLPENAATNVIDFADLLKRSLEKKGGSTKPAPAKKAAAKKAPTKKAATTTARKRTGRKSA; this is translated from the coding sequence ATGGCCCGCCCCATCTGGACCGGCACGCTGTCGTTCGGTCTGCTCAACATCCCCGTGAAACTGATGACCGGCGAGCGCCGCGTCGACCTGCACTTCCGCATGCTCGACAGCCGCAACAACGCGCCGATCCGTTACGAGCGCGTCAACGCCGAGACCGGCGAGGAAGTGCCGTGGAAGGAGATCGTCAAGGCCTTCGAGTACGACAAGGGCAGCTACGTCGTGCTGGAGGAAGCCGACATCGCCGCCGCATCCCCGGACCACAAGGAGTCGGTGGACATCGACACCTTCGTCGACATCGAATCCATCGGCCCGGAGTTCTTCGAGAAACCCTACGTCCTCGAGCCGGGCAAGAAGGCCGAGAAGGGCTACGTGCTGTTGCGCGAGGTGCTCAAGCGCACCGGCCAGGCGGGCGTGGGACGCGTGGTGATCCGAACGCGCGAATACCTCGCCGCCGTCGTGCCCAAGGACGAGGCGCTGATGCTGCTGATTCTGCGCTTCGCCCAGGAGCTGGTCGATCCGGCCGATTACAAGCTGCCCGAAGGCGGCCTGGAGAAGTGGAAGATCACCGCGCGCGAGATCGACATGGCCAAGCAGCTCATCGAGTCGATGAGTTCAAAGTGGGAGCCGGAGGACTACAAGGACGACTTCCGCGAGCGCCTGACCAAGGTCATCGAAGACCGCGTGAAGTCCAAGAACGTGGTGCGCAACAAGACGGCCGCCGACGAGGACAAGCTGCCGGAGAACGCCGCGACCAACGTCATCGACTTCGCCGATCTGCTCAAGCGCAGCCTGGAGAAGAAGGGCGGCAGCACCAAGCCCGCGCCGGCGAAGAAGGCCGCCGCGAAGAAGGCGCCCACGAAGAAGGCCGCCACCACCACCGCGCGCAAACGCACCGGGCGCAAGTCGGCCTGA